A genome region from Ficedula albicollis isolate OC2 chromosome 23, FicAlb1.5, whole genome shotgun sequence includes the following:
- the LOC101813857 gene encoding LOW QUALITY PROTEIN: connective tissue growth factor-like (The sequence of the model RefSeq protein was modified relative to this genomic sequence to represent the inferred CDS: inserted 2 bases in 1 codon; substituted 1 base at 1 genomic stop codon), with protein sequence MIFLSLPSCLAEDSFSPWLFAFQVEPQACPFPCQCPSQPLQCPAGTSCTWDACGCCRACAQQLGELCSLHRPCGHHKGFYCHFSKIHRGSGICXAHEDTTCDLLGKIYLNGESFQPTCKLQCICMDGAIGCIPLCSDDLCLPSPEGPNPRRVKFHSKCCEEWVCEESSEESRFGTAVAVFRDNPAHKPELNKLQENCLVQTIEXPCSHSCGMGISARVTNNNPQCRLEKETRLCMLRPCDFSTEKTKKKGKKCVRSPRQRQRLHFEFSGCTSTHSYRPRFCCSCSDGCCCTPFLTSTVAMEFSCPEGDFFQRKMMFIKMCSCHYDCPRDNDIFLAMYHRRMIGDHVKAVQQ encoded by the exons atgattttcctctctctgcccaGCTGCCTTGCAGAAGACTCATTCTCTCCGTGGCTTTTTGCCTTCCAGGTAGAGCCACAGGCCTGCCCGTTCCCGTGCCAGTGTCCCTCGCAGCCTCTGCAGTGCCCTGCGGGTACCAGCTGCACGTGGGatgcctgtggctgctgcagggcgTGTGCCCAACAGCTGGGCGAGCTCTGCTCCTTGCACAGGCCCTGTGGCCATCACAAGGGCTTCTACTGCCACTTCTCCAAAATCCACCGAGGCAGCGGGATCTGCTGAG cTCACGAGGACACAACGTGTGACCTGCTGGGCAAGATCTACCTCAATGGGGAGAGCTTCCAGCCCACGTGCAAGCTGCAGTGCATCTGCATGGATGGGGCCATTGGCTGCATCCCGCTCTGCTCTGACGACCTGTGCCTGCCATCCCCAGAGGGCCCCAACCCCCGGAGGGTGAAGTTCCACAGCAAGTGCTGTGAGGAGTGGGTGTGTGAGGAGAGCAGTGAGGAGAGCCGCTTTGGAACAGCCGTGGCAG TTTTCAGGGACAATCCAGCTCACAAGCCAGAGCTGAACAAGCTGCAGGAGAACTGCCTGGTGCAGACCATAGA CCCGTGCTCCCACAGCTGTGGAATGGGCATCTCCGCCCGCGTGACCAACAACAACCCCCAGTGCCGCTTGGAGAAGGAGACCCGGCTCTGCATGCTCCGGCCTTGTGACTTCTCCACGGAGAAAACCAAGA AGAAGGGGAAGAAGTGTGTGCGGAGCCCAAGGCAGCGCCAGCGCCTCCACTTTGAGTTTTCGGGATGCACCAGCACCCACTCCTACCGGCCCCggttctgctgcagctgctcgGACGGGTGCTGCTGCACCCCGTTCCTGACCAGCACCGTGGCTATGGAGTTCAGCTGCCCTGAGGGGGACTTCTTCCAGAGGAAGATGATGTTCATCAAGATGTGCTCCTGCCACTATGACTGCCCCCGAGACAATGACATTTTCCTGGCCATGTATCACCGTCGGATGATTGGTGACCACGTCAAGGCTGTGCAGCAATAG